AGGTCGAGTGATTCATCCGTATCGCTGACGAATTCCGCGGCCATACGAGGTGCGTTCAAAACTGATACGATCTGGTCCAGTTGACTGGTCGATCTGGCTACTTCATTTTCCATTGATACACTGGCCTTGAGGCCTTCGTCGGAAATCCACCATGCATAGCGTCCTGAGACTTCTCCGTTGCTTTCGGTTACTTCGGATGCGGGTAGAATGATGTTTCGGGTATCTGCCCGATTATCTTTATCTACCCAGAGGAGTGGGATGTCATCTGCGCTACGGTTATGATTTTTGGGGTTGGCATTTGGTGCACTGACAAACCAGGCAAGACTGCCTTCCACCGAATCACCACCAGTCATGCCGCGCTTGATTAAACCGGGTCGATTTATTGAATCATCATCGGTGCCTCCAAGGTCTGCCGGGTCGGTAGTCCAGGCACCGATCCAATACGGTTCATTGACGCCATTAATCGCTTCACTGGTTGGGTCAGTGTCGAAAATGCCAGCCTGGGCAGTGATGCGCTGGTCATCGGCCAGATTCTGCTGAAGTGTGCCAAGCGCAATTTGGGCCGCAAGCAGGGCATTGGCTTGTGCCTCGTTTTCGTAGCGCTGTTGGCTCGAAGTTACGGTTTCTATCTGGACTAGCGTGGACAGAGCCAGGATCAAAAAGAGCGTGAAGCTCATCAGGGCTAGTGCAACAATCAGGGCAAACCCTGCGGGTGTTTTAATGCGGCTACTCACCTGAGATGGTCTGCACCTGAATTTGAGTTTTTTCTCAGTCATGATTCTCGAGATATTTTGTCATCAATTCAGCCTCGGCATGAGCCTTATTGCTGGTTCTTCGCATCAGCTTGCGTCTGAGTTTATGGTTAAGTGGGGTTGGGGTGGAGCAATGGCTGTAAGGATACTTTTATCGGTTATTTATGCCAAGTCTGTAATCTTTCTTGGCTGCCTACTTAAAAAGAATAGCTGGAAACTTTGTTTTGTCGACATTAAAGAGTGAAAATAACACAAAAATAGCATTCTGATGTTATCAGACTCAGATTTAAAGGCTTACGATAATGTTCTTTTCTATTATATATGTTCCAAAATTCAGCTTGAAGAAGCGCCTGGGAGGTGTTCTGGAGAGGTCATTAAAAGACTGTGTTATATTGCGTTAAATTACCATAAATAATTGACAACTCAATATTGCTCGTTAGTTTTTGCATCCAGCATGGGAACCCCAGCTCTATTGAGCCTGCCTGTGCGACACTCGTTTAGTGAATAAACAGTTAACCCCTAAAAACATAATGAATATGTTAAGAACCTACAATTATGGTGTCTCTCTACGAGATTGCCTTATCTTCGCGATGACTCTGTTGGGTATCGCTTCTGTTCAAGCTGCAACCTGGAATGTTAATCCTAGTAATTATCGTACCGAACTCGCCAAAGTGAACAATGGAGATACCGTTGTTTTAGCGAATGGAACCTATACGCTTAACAGCACCGATATTACGAACATTACAAGAAGAAGTGGTGTAACGTATAGTGGAAATAAGTATAATACGATTTTTCAATCGACTTCCGGATCGATGAAGGAAGTCAAATTTGACGGCAAACAAGACCTGACCTTGAAAGGGATTCACTGGAAAGATATTTATCTTTATCTGAGGAATTGCAAAGACCATGTAGTGGATTGGTCGCAGTTCAACAACGCTAAGGCACCTTCGGGTAATAATGACCTCCTGCAAATTTACCTCTCATCGGGAGGAGAAACTAAATGGGTCAATGCTAATCAAAACTACAATGTGTTTACATTGAAAGGTATTAAATATAATGCACATGCGGATGCAATGGTTCGCAATAACAATGTCAAAGGTAAGCTACGCGGTGCATATGATATTTCGAATGCCAATTCCATGACATCTCAGGACAATTATGGAGAGCGCTCTGCCGGTGGTACCTCTGCATTTGCAACAGAAGATCATGCGACATATCACCATGATGTCTGGAATTTGATTCATCGTCGAAATACCATGAAAGGATGGTCCGATTCATCATCCGGAGGTAGTATTAAAATCAAGAATGTTAACAAGGTTCAGGTTTACGATAATACTTACTATACCTCCGGACTATTAGGCCGGGTTGAACCAGCGACTGTTTCCGAGTTTCAGGATGTTTATATTCGCAACAATACCATTAATGATGGTGATATTAATATCTGGACGCCGAATTACAATCCAAGGCAGGTTCGGATTAGTAATAACACGGTGTTGAATGGCGATATCACTGCGACGAGAGATGTGACCAGCTCATTTAACTGGAGCCTTTCTTTCACATGGAGCAATGGTTCTGCAATCAATGGAGGTGTAACGAGTAATCAAGCCAAGGGCTATAATCTAGCCTCTGTAATATACCAGACTGGAAATACGACTCTGTGATGATTTGCATCCTTAGTGGTTTGATTTGATCGATGAGCTCTTGCTTTCGAACCAGCCAATTGGCTGGTTTGGGAGCAGGGCTTGTTTTTAAAGAAGCTTCATTTCCTATGACTAAGAATCTTTTTTTCTATATTCTCATCGCTTTCGTTGCCATCGGATCTTTCATTGCTGGCCGGTGGATCGCAGACCGTAGTCATGATGCTGTAATTGAAGATGTGGAGATGCTTCATCTTGTTCCTGCACAAGAAACAGTGGATTCTTCTCAAGAAACTTTGCCTGCTCAGGAATTGGAGACATGGGAAAAATTTTCTAAATTCGATCCTCGCCAGCGCAAGTGGTTCGTCTACGACATGATTAATCAGGAGTCATTTGATCTTCGTAAAGGTGGAGATTGGAGTGAGCTGCGTAATCTATTGGAAAACGACCTTGAGGGAACACTGGATACCCTGAAGCAACTGAACATTGATGGCGGGCATTCGGCGATTGAAGTTCCGCTCTATCTGGCAACATATCTTGCGGAACGTCCTTTGAGTGAAGCGGCGCATGCTCTTAAGAGAACTCGCAGTAATGACTATTTACACAGAAAAACCATGGCGCAATTAGTTGTGCAGATTGATGATGCAGGAGGGCGTGAAAATGAATTGTTTGGTTTTTTGTCCTTCAATCCTCACTCTCTTGAGGCTCAACATAGTGCAGAAATGATTGGGTTGAGGCTTGGCGATCGTTACGAAGCGCAGAGTCTGTTGGAGTTCGCAATGGACATGCCGGAAGAATCGGCCCGAGGTGCATTGATCAGCGGTGCTGTCCAGCACTGGAATCGTAATCTTGAGGAGGCTGGTTTATTACTTTCACAGCTCGACAATCGTCATGGTGAATTTGATCAAGCTTATGATTATCATGCTGGAGAGGTCGCGAAAGAAAATCCACTTCAAGGCATTCATTGGGCGGAATCCGTCGTCGGTGAGCAGATGCGGGCCAATGCTGCAGGGAACGTCATATCCAATTGGGGGGAGTATGATCGTCCAGGGTTAATTGAATGGCTGAGCGAAAATCCTTTGGGCGGTGATCAGAGTTTTGATCGGGGAGCACTTGCCGCACTTAACCAACTGAACATCTCGCTGGATGCAGTTGGGCATGATCAATGAATAACAAATGCAAGATAGCGGTCTTTGTATCTACTGGCATACTTACGTTTGCTCTCGGATATTTTTCTTATGATAGCGAAGTTCGTGAAACACGAATAGAGGTTGTTCCAGCAAAACAAAATACAATCATTACCGAGAAGCCTCAACAGTTTGAACCGACATTGATTGATGAAGAAACAAAGAAACGTTGGCAGGCTTATGATGATGTAGAGGCACTCGGTTCTTTTTATCAGAGAGATCAGGCATTCTCAAAATTTCGATATATGCTGGCGGCAGATGCCTATGATACGTTTGAGCGTATTGCTGCTCTACCTGAAGGTCATCCTGGCGAAGAAGAATTGCATCGGTTGTTGGTTGAATACCTTGCTTCGACCAATATCAGCCAGACGGGTTATCTTCTGGAGATGCTGAAAGGTAATTCATTCCTATATGAAATGACGGCAGTTGGAGTTGCTTCGGTTATTGCGCAGAATCCTTTACGCGATAATGAGCTGTTTCAATGGTGGTCCATTTATCCGGATAATATTGATTTGGCCTACAGTACCAGTTCGGCAGTTGTAGACATCATTCGTCGTCACGAATCTTCGGAGGAGGTAATCATTGCCAATTATGAACGGACAATGGCACTTCCTTCCGGGCCGGTCAGGAGTGCTCTCATGAGGAATGTTTTGAGTACTACTTACCCCGACCGTTTCGAGATCGCTCAACAATTATTGTTACGACTGCCCCAGGATTCTGAATTTGATGATGCGGTTGGCGAATTTGCTTTTTATGCAAGTCAGCATGATCCTGCCACATCAATGGAGTGGGCGTTTACCATTAAAGCCGAAGATGCCCGGCGCCTTGCTACAGTAAGCATTGCGAACAACTGGGCTTCGAACGATCAGAGTTCATTTGAGTCCTGGTTTGCCGAGAACAGTGATTCTCTGGATGAAGACACATTGATCCAGATACAAGAAACTGTATGGCGTCATGAGCGCGAATAGGGCTCATTCAGGAACCACTTCGGCTCGAACCAGATTTAGTCTTCCCACGGCCCATTTGTCGTCAGTGATGGGGAGGTCATAGATCGCTACTGTATGTTCGCCAGATTCCATGAATCTGGCTTCTGAAACCTGGTGACGATGGTAGTGCCAAAAGTGATAGAGTGGGGCATACTCAAGTTGACCGGGATTGATGGTGAATGCACTGAGTTGTTCGTCGATATTGATTTTTGCCTCGAGGCCGTTGCCATGCCACTTCATGTCCTGTGTGTTATTGGAGTCTTTGCTGATCAGATCTACGCGATAGATTCCGGGCTCGTTTATAATAAACTTCCAGATGATGGCATTATCGGTAATTGAAGCTTGCCATATATCCAGATGCAAAGATTCGGAATGCACTTGCTGGATTTGGTCCAGGGGGGCGAGTTCGTCTTCCAGTTCCACTGCAACGATACGAGGCATCTCGTCATTATGATTGACTGGAGGTAACGGAATTTCGGTGAGCTGGTTTTGGCGCTCAATCATCTCGTTGCTAAGTAGGTCTATGACCGATTTGATTGCCAATGGTTTTCCTGGAAGAGTGATGCTCTTGAGTGTTCGGTCAAAGACATGCAAGAAGAGCCTGCATTCATTTTGCGTTGTTACGCCCCATGGAAAAGTTTGTTTGAAGGACGATGGCTTGGCGCCATGTATTGTTATGTCAATTGCCTGTTTGTATTCGGCCAGATCGTTAAGGATTTCGATTGCACGAGAGGGGATCGAGCCATCCGGCATTGGCCCGACATTAAGCAGGTAATTTCCGTTTCGACTCACGGTATGTGCCAAGGTATAAAGATGATTGGACGCTGATTTCCAGTCGTCATCACCACGCTTCCAACCCCATGATGTGTTCATTGTGGCGCACATTTCCCAGTCGCGCGAGGGGAGCAGATTGCTTGGGTAATTGTCATCAGTGGATACATAATCAAAGTCAGAATTACCAACTCCTATGCGTGAGTTGATAACGGCCCCTGGCTGCAGCCTGCGAACAAGCGCTGCCGCTTCTTCGGCATGTGCATCACTAAGGCCAGCTGGCATGTCGAACCAGAATACTCCGAGGTCACCATACTGAGTGCAAAGTTCTTCGATTTGCGGTAATGCCTTTTCTCTCCAGTAGGTGTCGAAATCTGCTTCTTCAGGACTAAAATCCCAGTCGTTCATTTGTGGTCCCCAGGCATGCGGATGTTCCCAGTCGATCACATGCGAATAGTAGACTCCGAGGCGAATATCATGTCGCGCGCATGCTTCGGAAAGTTCTTTCAGTGGGTCACGGCCAAATGGTGTGGCGTCCACGATGTTAAAATCGGAAACATGCGAATGGAACATGGCAAAGCCGTCATGATGCTTGGCCACATAAACCATGTAGCGTGCGCCCGTTGCAGCAAATGCTTTAACCCATGCTTCGGCATCGAAGCGGGACATTTCAAATTGGTCCGCCAGCTTTTGATATTCTTTCAGCGGAATTTTTCGGCCGTACATGATCCATTCGCTCAGTCCTTCAAAGCATTC
The Rubellicoccus peritrichatus DNA segment above includes these coding regions:
- a CDS encoding alpha-L-fucosidase; amino-acid sequence: MTKATLSDPAINEGVHSLSASPEAKDDNTRLRRRQFTQDRFGIFVHFGISSILEGWWKGECFEGLSEWIMYGRKIPLKEYQKLADQFEMSRFDAEAWVKAFAATGARYMVYVAKHHDGFAMFHSHVSDFNIVDATPFGRDPLKELSEACARHDIRLGVYYSHVIDWEHPHAWGPQMNDWDFSPEEADFDTYWREKALPQIEELCTQYGDLGVFWFDMPAGLSDAHAEEAAALVRRLQPGAVINSRIGVGNSDFDYVSTDDNYPSNLLPSRDWEMCATMNTSWGWKRGDDDWKSASNHLYTLAHTVSRNGNYLLNVGPMPDGSIPSRAIEILNDLAEYKQAIDITIHGAKPSSFKQTFPWGVTTQNECRLFLHVFDRTLKSITLPGKPLAIKSVIDLLSNEMIERQNQLTEIPLPPVNHNDEMPRIVAVELEDELAPLDQIQQVHSESLHLDIWQASITDNAIIWKFIINEPGIYRVDLISKDSNNTQDMKWHGNGLEAKINIDEQLSAFTINPGQLEYAPLYHFWHYHRHQVSEARFMESGEHTVAIYDLPITDDKWAVGRLNLVRAEVVPE